Sequence from the Argopecten irradians isolate NY chromosome 12, Ai_NY, whole genome shotgun sequence genome:
tttgaatttttgactAGAAATGATGACAGTATTACATATTGTAACATGACAAAAAGTGAAGCGGCGGTTTTAGAAAGAGCAACCTTTTTTAAGCAGCAAAATGTTAGAAAAAATCGTTGTCAGAACGTTTGGTATGAAGCGTTACATCTGTCAAAATAGCAGAAAACGAgatattttcatcttcaaaTATAGAAAATAGGGTTGATAAAGGCCCATATTAAAGAAAAGCCCATATTAAAAGCAAATGCCACATAATTACTGGTTTTGTCAAGTATGCAAACGATTAAACTTACCTGACAATTTATTTGGAAGATATTGCTTTCGCTtcttgtgtgtgtgtggtcaAAACAGCGAAATTCCGGTAAAATAATGCATAACAAAAATGTAATGCCAAATAACTATCATTGTTTTACAAAAGTTCAAAATTAgcacacatcatatatatttttatatcatttcaatTCGGATATGAACAACTATTTCGAAAAATATCCATGAGAAAAAATAGTTGGCCATAGTATCAGAAGAAAAGATCCTTAAGAATATTAGCAAATCGAATAATATAACAAGgtttataattcaatatttcaatagtTACATATGTACAGATTACGTTATGTTATctcataatgatatttttataataatgaaTAAACATGATTCTATATCTTGGACAATttcaatgggtttttttttcaatatttgcatCTAAGAATTTTTCTGAAATCTTTTAGCAAGAATGCATGCATGATCGGGTTTGTCAGAATAGAGGAAATTGCTAATATTACGCAAACCCAATCAATCTTTTCTGAGAAAGGGAAAGCTATCAAAACAAGCCCGGAAACGGACTGCGGAGTCATCGTTACAATAAACACTATAAAAACGACGGACACGATTCGGAAAGCTTTCACTTCCGGTATTGAAGAAGATGATCGTGATTTTATCTGCCTGTCCAAACCCACCGACCGTGAAGAGGATTCTGTGTCACTGAACTTGCTTGATAATGGTTCAGGTGGTATCGTGTTGGGCTCCACAGAAAGGTTTCTGATTCCATCCATGTCAGAAGTGTTTTCTCTTCTCTTTTCTTCACGTTCCACGTCTTGTATATGGAGCTCTCTAGAACCACCAGGTTGGACTCTGCGTTCAGGTTCAGAGAAGAATGCCGCATTTTGTCCATAATTATCGCCTTTCATCTGTGTCGCCGTCTCATTGTCTTCGACATGTTCATTTGAAGTCCGGCTTTGTGTCTTGGTTTTATCAGAACGGTTGACTCTAGTAACGATGTCAGTAAAACCTGGATTAGAGCAAGACGTAGATACACCCATAGTCTGTTGATGGATGTCTTTCACTCGgaatatgttattttgtttggAATTGCCTCCTCTTAACCGATCTTTTCTTCGTCGGAAATTCTTAAATGTTACAACGTATATTATGACCGTACAGATCCAAATTAGGAATATTATAACCCGCGAAGGAGCTAAAGCATATGAGACGTTCTCCCGAAATAGAGTAAGGGGTCTACAGGGTACAACAGTTGCAGTCCTAACTGTAAACAGGTACGGTATTCCAAGAATCAGAGAACATATTCCCGTGTTTATGACTGTCAACATTTGACGCTTGCGTACAGAGAAAATCCTCATTCGAAATGGTCTCGTACATAGATATCGTTCTGTGCATATCACCAAGGTATGAACCAGAGATGACACAAATCCAAGTTGCAAAACGAAGTATGACAATGCGCATATCCAAGTTTGCCGCAATGATGTGAgatttatgaatgaaaatagAACCAATGCCAGGCTTAGTAAAATGTCACTACTACTCAGCAGAAGAATAGACACAGCAAACGGTTTCTGACGTAAGGTTTTGTTCAGTGTTGTCAGAAGCAATATCGCAAAATGTTCAGCGACGGCAAATACTGAAACTACGCACAAAGTCCATAAAATAAAGGTTTCTTTGGTGGACAACGACCAGAGTCCGTCCTCTGCTGTGCTATTGTTGAGCGTACTGTTCATTTTCTGTGGGAAATCTGCAGAGAAAAA
This genomic interval carries:
- the LOC138336564 gene encoding uncharacterized protein; protein product: MFFSADFPQKMNSTLNNSTAEDGLWSLSTKETFILWTLCVVSVFAVAEHFAILLLTTLNKTLRQKPFAVSILLLSSSDILLSLALVLFSFINLTSLRQTWICALSYFVLQLGFVSSLVHTLVICTERYLCTRPFRMRIFSVRKRQMLTVINTGICSLILGIPYLFTVRTATVVPCRPLTLFRENVSYALAPSRVIIFLIWICTVIIYVVTFKNFRRRKDRLRGGNSKQNNIFRVKDIHQQTMGVSTSCSNPGFTDIVTRVNRSDKTKTQSRTSNEHVEDNETATQMKGDNYGQNAAFFSEPERRVQPGGSRELHIQDVEREEKRRENTSDMDGIRNLSVEPNTIPPEPLSSKFSDTESSSRSVGLDRQIKSRSSSSIPEVKAFRIVSVVFIVFIVTMTPQSVSGLVLIAFPFSEKIDWVCVILAISSILTNPIMHAFLLKDFRKILRCKY